DNA sequence from the Streptomyces canus genome:
TCTTCTTCGTCAGGTCGCCCTTGGCGATGGCCGTGGTCACCATGGCGATGTTCCGCACCTGACCGGTCAGGTTGGACGCCATCTGGTTCACGGACTCGGTGAGGTCCTTCCAGGTGCCGGCCACACCGGGCACCCGCGCCTGACCGCCCAGGATGCCGTCCGTGCCCACCTCGCGGGCCACCTTGGTGACCTGGTCGGCGAACGAACTCAGGGTCTTCACCATGGTGTTGAAGGTGTCGGCGAGCTGCGCGACCTCGCCGCGCGCCTCGATCGTCACCGTCCGCGTGAGGTCACCGTTGGCGACCGCGTTCGCGACCTGGGAGATGTTGCGCACCTGCATGGTCAGGTTGTTGGCCATCAGGTTCACGTTGTCGCTGAGGTCCTTCCAGATCCCCGTGACACCCGGAACCCGCGCCTGACCGCCCAGCTGGCCCTCGGTGCCCACCTCCCGGGCCACCCGGGTCACCTGCTCGGCGAAGGACGACAGCTGGTCGACCATCGTGTTGACGGTGGTGACGAGCTCGAGGATCTCGCCCTTGGCGTCGACGGTGATCTTCTTCGAGAGGTCACCCTTGGCGACCGCGGTCGTGACCTCGGCGATGTTGCGCACCTGGATCGTCAGGTTGTTCGCCATGAAGTTCACCGACTGCGTGAGGTCCTTCCAGGTGCCGGAGACACCCTGGACCTCAGCCTGCCCTCCGAGGATGCCCTCGGTGCCCACCTCACGGGCCACCCGCGTCACCTGGTCGGCGAAGCTGGAGAGCTGGTCGACCATCGTGTTGAGGGTGTTCTTCAGCTCCAGGATCTCGCCGCGCGCATCGACGTCGATCTTCTGCGACAGGTCACCCCGCGCCACCGCGGTGGCCACCTGGGCGATGTTGCGCACCTGGGCAGTAAGGTTTCCTGCCATTCCGTTCACGGAGTCGGTGAGGTCGCGCCAGACACCGGCGACGCCGGGCACCTGCGCCTGGCCTCCGAGGCGTCCTTCGGTGCCCACCTCACGGGCCACCCGCGTCACCTGGTCGGCGAAGGCGGACAGCTGGTCGACCATCGTGTTGATGGTGTTCTTCAGCTCCAGGATCTCGCCGCGCGCGTCCACGTCGATCTTCTGCGACAGGTCACCCCGCGCCACCGCGGTCGTCACCTGAGCGATCTGCCGCACCTGAGAGGTGAGGTTGCCTCCCATGAAGTTGACGGAGTCGGTGAGCTCCTTCCAGGTACCGGACACCCCCGGCACCACGGCCTGACCTCCCAGCCGTCCCTCGGTGCCCACGTCCCGGGCCATCCTCGTCACCTGGTCGGCGAAGGCCGACAGCTGGTCCACCATCGTGTTCACGGTGTTCTTCAGCTGGAGCATCTCGCCGGAGACGTCGACGGTGACCTTCTGCGACAGGTCACCGTTGGCCACCGCCGTGGTCACCTGGGCGATGTTCCTCACCTGTCCGGTGAGATTCCTGAACGCCGTGTTGACGGAGTCGGTGAGATCCTTCCAGGTACCGGCGGCCCCGGGCACCTGCGCCTGGCCGCCCAGCTCACCCTCGACACCGATCTCGCGCGCCACGCGCGTGACCTCGGCACCGAACGCGGACAGCTGGTCCACCATCCCGTTGACGGTGTTCTTGAGTTCCAGCATCTCGCCGGCCACGTCGACGGTGACCTTCTGCGACAGGTCACCGTTGGCCACCGCCGTCGTCACCGCGGCGATGTCCCGCACCTGTGTGGTGAGGTTCCGGAAGACCGTGTTCACCGAATCGGTGAGGTCCTTCCACGTTCCCGCCGCACCCGGCACGTTCGCCTGCCCGCCGAGCTGTCCCTCGGCACCGACCTCGTTGGCCACGCGGGTGACCTCGTCCGCGAAGATCCGCAGCGTCTCGGTCATCTGGTTGATCGTGTCGGCCAGCTGCGCGACCTCACCGCGTGCGGAGACCGTCACCTTCTGCGACAGGTCACCGCTGGCGACCGCCGTGGTCACCTGGGCGATCCCGCGCACCTGGGCCGTCAGATTGCCGGCCATGAGGTTCACCGAATCGGTGAGGTCCTTCCACACCCCGGCCACACCCGGCACCTGCGCCTGGCCGCCGAGCTCGCCCTCGACGCCCACCTCGCGCGCGACACGGGTCACCTCGGAGGAGAAGGAGGAGAGCTGGTCCACCATCGTGTTGACGGTGTTCTTCAGCTCCAGCATCTCGCCGGCCACGTGAACCGTGACCTTCCGGGACAGATCACCCTTGGCGACCGCCGTGGTCACCAGGGCGATGTCCCGCACCTGGGCCGTCAGCCGGTACGCCATCGTGTTGACGGACTCGGTCAGGTCCTTCCACGAACCCGACATGCCACGCACGCGTGCCTGTCCGCCGAGCTTGCCCTCGGTGCCGACCTCGCTGGCCACCCGGGTGACCTCGTCGGTGAACGTCGACAGCTGATCGACAAGGTTGTTCACCGTCCGCCCGACCTTCAGGAACTCCCCGCGCAGCGGATGCCCCGTCCCGTCCGGCGCCTGCGTCCTGAGTTCCATACGGGGTGACAGATCACCCTCCGCCACCGCGGACAGCACCCGGCCGACCTCGGAGACGGGCCGTACGAGATCGTCCACGAGCGCGTTGGAGGCATCGATGGCGGACGCCCAGGAGCCCTCACAGGCGCCTGTTTCCAGCCTTTCCGTGAGCTTGCCCTCACGGCCCACCATGCGCCGCACCCGCGACAGCTCACCTGTCAGATGGAGATTGCGGTCGGCCACCTCGTTGAAGACCGCGGCGATCTCCGACATCACGCCGTCGCCGGACACCGTGAGCCGCTTGCGGAAGTTCCCGTCCCGCATCGAGACCAGTGCCGCCAGCAGCCGGTTCAGGGCCGCCGTGTCCACCGCGGTGGTCCCATTGCGTGGTTTGCGCTGGTTGCTCGGGGACTGTCCGCCTTTCGCGCGCGTTTTAGTGCCCCGCGTCGCTGCGCCAGACTCCACTGTGTCCCTCCCGCAGGGGTCGACCGTTACTGCTGTGCTCAGGTGCTACTGCGCGGCGCACCGGTGGCTGCCGCGTGCTTCTGCTTACTACAGCGTTATTTCAACCGGGCACACAAAGCCGCACCACGGGCTGCTGCCCGCCGTACACGTAAGCCACTCGGCCTGCCCGAACCTTCTTCAGGAGCCTGCCCAGTGTTTCACCCTGGTTGAACCCGGCCATAACAGTTCGGCAGCTTCGCACATCGTCCGCACACCCTCCGGACGGAAACACTGCAGACCGGCATCCGCATGGCCGTCGAAGGTAAGTAACCTTGCATGCGGCTGTCCAGCCGAGCCGGTCCGTCCGGCCTGGACGGTGGCACGAGCACGAGCGGGCATCGGAGGGCGGCCGCACACATGACCACCGGACTGGTCCCCGGGGGACAGACCCCGGACCCCCGGCCGACGGGCGGCCTGCCGCAGCAGCGGCACGAGCCGGTCGGCCAGGCAGCCCTGCACGTCGACAACCGGCCGAGGAGTTCTGTGATCACCGCGCGCGCGGCCGCCAGCTTCGAGCCTGTCGGTCGATCGGTAGCGACCGCCCGCTCCTTTGTCCGCGACACCCTCCAGGGATGGGGCTTCGCCGACATCGTCGACGACGCGGTGGTCCTCACCAGCGAACTCGTCACCAATGCCGTGGTGCACGCGGGCACCGCCGCGGACGTTCTGTGCCTGCGCAGTGACGACGGTGTGCGGATCGAGGTGGGCGACCACTACCCCGAGCGCGAGATCCCCCTCCAGGGTCAGGCCGTCAACATGGGCAACCTGGACCGCGAGGGCGGCCGCGGCCTCCAGCTCTGCGCCGCGCTCGCCGGCCGGTGGGGCGTCGAGTACACGCCCACTCACAAGCAGGTGTGGTTCCAGCTCGATCTGCCCGAACGCACGGTGGGCACCCGCACGGCAGGTCCGTCCCTGCCCGCGGACCTCCTCCCGCTGGCGGACGGCCGCGTCCGCGTCGCCGTCGTCCAAATCGACCGTGCGTGCGCCATCAGCTCGTGGAACGAGGACGCCGAGGAACTCTTCGGCTACGCCGCCGAACAGGTCATCGGCAAGCCCCTGACCGATATCGCGGCCTGGCCGCACACCCCGGGCACCAGCACCGGAATCGCCGAGGCCCTCCAGCTCTCGCGCTGGGAGGGCAGCTACGGCATCAGGGCGGCCAACGGTCGCGTCACTTCTGTGTACGCCTCCCACCTGCGCGTCCGTGACACCGGCGGCGAACCCTCCACGGTCTGCCTCCTGGTGCGCGACCACGAACGCGCCGTCCTGCAGACCCCGTTGCGGGTGCCCGCCTCCGACACGAACACCTCATCCGACGGCCAGAGCACCGACCCCTTCGAGGTGTTCATCGGCTCCCCGGCCCCGGACGACCTCGACGGCCTCCTCCAGCGCACCGTCGAACGTGCGCGCGACATGCTCGACGGCGACTCCGCCTTCCTGCTCCTCGCGACCGACGACGAGACCGAGCTGGAGGTCCGCGCCTCCACCGGCCTGCCCTCCGCCCGCCAGCGCTTCGCGCGCGTGCCCGTCGAGGCAGGCCCCGGCCGCTACGGCTCCGCCCGCATGCCGGCCGTCCACGACGACCTCTCGGCCGTACCCGGCGCCGTACCGCTCCTGAACGGCACGGGCATGCGCTCGGTGGTCACGGTCCCGCTGAAGGTCGAGGGCCGCCTCACCGGCTCCCTCGGTGTGGCCGCCGAAGGCCCCGGCAGATACTCGAACGAAGAGGCCCTCCGCCTCCAATTCGCCGCCGACCGCATCGCGTTGGCAGTCGAGTCTGCGCGCCTGGGTGAACTCGAACGCCTGCGCCGCGGCTCCCTGAGCTTCCTCGTCGAGGCCTCCGACCTCCTCGCCGGCACCCTGGACCGCGACCAGACCCTGGCGCTCATGGCCCAGATGACCGTCCCCACCCTGGCCACCTGGTGCGCCGTCTACACGATCGCCGACCAGGCCTCGGATCCCTATCTGTCGTACGTCCTCCACGAGGACGAGGAACTCATCGACGGCATCAAGTCGTTGCTGTCCAAGATCCAGCCCCCGGACCCGGTACCCACCCCCGGGGCCCGCGTCTGGTCGGCCCCCGGCGAGGCAGCACACCAAGCGGCTCTGCGCAGCTCCATGCGCAGCCTCGGACTCAGCGGCGGCCCCACCCACCAGATCGCCTCCGGAATCGGTCCCACGCTCGCCACAGCCTCCGCGGTGGGCGGCGAGACCGTCGTCCTCCCGCTGGTCGCCCGCAACCGCGTCATCGGCATGCTGACCCTCGGCAAGCCCGCGGACGAACACTTCCGCCAGGAAATCCTGGAACTGGCCGAGGACTTGTCCCGCCGGGCCGCCCTCGCCCTGGACAACGCCCGCCTCTACTCCGAGCGCACCGCCATCAGTCAGTCCCTCCAGCGCAGCCTCCTACCGCCCGAGCTCCCCGAGATCGACGGCGTGGAGGTCGAGGTCATCTACCGTGCGGCCGGAGAAGGCAATGAGGTCGGTGGCGACTTCTACGACGTCTTCCCCATCAGCGACGGCGCCTACGGGTTCGCCATCGGCGATGTCTGCGGTACGGGTCCGAACGCGGCGGCGGTCACGGGCCTCGCCCGGCACGCCCTCAGGCTGCTCGCTCGCGAGGGCCTCAGCGGCCCGGCGGTCCTGGAGCGACTGAACTCCGCGATCCTCGACGAGGGCGCCCGCAGTCGCTTCCTGACCCTCCTCTACGGCGAGCTGTGGCCGCAGGAGGACGGCAGCGCCCGACTGAAGGTCGTCTGCGCCGGCCACCCCCTCCCGCTCCGCCTGCGCCAGGACGGCACCGTCGAACCGGCTGCCGAACCCCAGCCGCTTCTCGGTGTCATGGAGGACCTGGAGCTCTACGAGCAGACGGTCACCCTCGACCCGGGCGACGTCCTCCTCTGCGTCACGGACGGCGTCACCGAGCGCCGCGAAGGCACCCGCATGCTGGGCGACGACGGTCTCGCCGACGTCCTCACCACCTGCACGGGCCTGACGGCCGGCGCGGTCGCGGCCCGCATCATGCGCGCGGTCGAGCGCTTCGCCTCCGACGCCCCGTCCGACGACATGGCGATCCTGGCGATGCGCGTCCCGGGCCTGCACACGGACTGAGAGAGAACACGACAAAGGCCCCGCCCAATCGGGCGGGGCCTTTTGGCTGGAGCCCCCTAACGGAATCGAACCGTTGACCTTCTCCTTACCATGGAGACGCTCTGCCGACTGAGCTAAGGGGGCCTGTCGCCTTTTCGAGGTTTCCCTCGCGGCAACGAAATAGATCATACCCCGAACAGCCCGGTGCTCCCAACTCGCTCAGAAAGCAGGCTGAAGCAGTCCCCCCAGCGCATTGCACGCGGCCACGACCCGCTGCATGTCCCGCTTGGTCAGCGAAGCGTCCACCGGCAGCGCGAGCGTCTCGTCGGCCGCCCGCTCGGTCTCCGGCAGCGACACACAACGCCGGAACTCGGGCAACCGGTGCACGGGCGTCTTCACCGGCACCCGGCAGTCAACCCCCTTGCCCCGCAGGGCGCGAGCGAACGCGTCCCGGTCCGGCCGCCCGTTACCGGGCACCCGCACCACGTACTGCTGATAGGTGTGCCCGTCCCCGCCATCGGGCGTGCGCACCCCGCGCAACTTCCCATCGAGGTAGCAGGCCCGCTCCCGACGTTGAGCGATCTCGTCGTACGGCGCCTCGGACTCGCCCTCCTGCAGCACCAGCAGCCCGTGCCGCTGCCCGAGCGCGAGCAGCCGCGCCATGTCGGCAGGTCGCCCGAATCGGTGTACGACAACGACGGCCGCCGTCCGCGGAGTTACCGCCGCTTCGACAGCGGAGGCGTCAAGGCAGTAACTGACCGGATGTATGTCCGCGAACACCAGGAGCGCACCCGCGAGTGTCACCGCCTCGGCAACCTCGACGTTCCCGAAGGCCGGCACGACGACCTCGTCACCGACTCCGACGCCGGCGGCCCTGAGCATTGCAGCAGTACCCATGCCTCGGATGGTGGTTGCGCAACGTGAACTTCAAGTGACGCACAACAAAAAAGGGTTGGACCCCGAACCGAAGTTCAGGATCCAACCCTTTGAATAATTGTTCGGCGGTGTCCTACTCTCCCACAGGGTCCCCCCTGCAGTACCATCGGCGCTGTAAGGCTTAGCTTCCGGGTTCGGAATGTAACCGGGCGTTTCCCTCACGCTATGACCACCGAAACACTATGAAGTTAGACCGGAAAAACGACACGGTCGTTGCCTCAGAACTAACACAGTGGACGCGAGCAAATATGGACAAGCCCTCGGCCTATTAGTACCGGTCACCTCCACCCATTACTGGGCTTCCAGATCCGGCCTATCAACCCAGTCGTCTACTGGGAGCCTTAACCCCTCAAGGGGGTGGGAATACTCATCTCGAAGCAGGCTTCCCGCTTAGATGCTTTCAGCGGTTATCCCTCCCGAACGTAGCCAACCAGCCATGCCCTTGGCAGAACAACTGGCACACCAGAGGTTCGTCCGTCCCGGTCCTCTCGTACTAGGGACAGCCCTTCTCAATATTCCTGCGCGCGCAGCGGATAGGGACCGAACTGTCTCACGACGTTCTAAACCCAGCTCGCGTACCGCTTTAATGGGCGAACAGCCCAACCCTTGGGACCGACTCCAGCCCCAGGATGCGACGAGCCGACATCGAGGTGCCAAACCATCCCGTCGATATGGACTCTTGGGGAAGATCAGCCTGTTATCCCCGGGGTACCTTTTATCCGTTGAGCGACGGCGCTTCCACAAGCCACCGCCGGATCACTAGTCCCGACTTTCGTCCCTGCTCGACCCGTCGGTCTCACAGTCAAGCTCCCTTGTGCACTTACACTCAACACCTGATTGCCAACCAGGCTGAGGGAACCTTTGGGCGCCTCCGTTACTCTTTAGGAGGCAACCGCCCCAGTTAAACTACCCATCAGACACTGTCCCTGATCCGGATCACGGACCCAGGTTAGACATCCAGCACGACCAGACTGGTATTTCAACGACGACTCCACCTGAACTGGCGTCCAAGCTTCACAGTCTCCCAGCTATCCTACACAAGCCGAACCGAACACCAATATCAAACTGTAGTAAAGGTCCCGGGGTCTTTCCGTCCTGCTGCGCGAAACGAGCATCTTTACTCGTAGTGCAATTTCACCGGGCCTATGGTTGAGACAGTCGAGAAGTCGTTACGCCATTCGTGCAGGTCGGAACTTACCCGACAAGGAATTTCGCTACCTTAGGATGGTTATAGTTACCACCGCCGTTTACTGGCGCTTAAGTTCTCAGCTTCGCCACACCGAAATGTGACTAACCGGTCCCCTTAACGTTCCAGCACCGGGCAGGCGTCAGTCCGTATACATCGCCTTACGGCTTCGCACGGACCTGTGTTTTTAGTAAACAGTCGCTTCTCGCTGGTCTCTGCGGCCACCCCCAGCTCGAGGAGCAAGTCCTCTCACCAGTGATGGCCCCCCTTCTCCCGAAGTTACGGGGGCATTTTGCCGAGTTCCTTAACCATAGTTCACCCGAACGCCTCGGTATTCTCTACCTGACCACCTGAGTCGGTTTAGGGTACGGGCCGCCATGAAACTCGCTAGAGGCTTTTCTCGACAGCATAGGATCATCCACTTCACCACAATCGGCTCGGCATCAGGTCTCAGACTATTGCCAGGCGGATTTACCTACCTGACGTCCTACACCCTTACCCCGGGACAACCACCGCCCGGGCTGGACTACCTTCCTGCGTCACCCCATCACTCACCTACTACCACCTTGGTTCGGCGGCTCCACCACTTTCCATTCCCCGAAGGGTCCGGAACGGCTTCACGGCCTTAGCATCAATAGGTTCGGTGTTTGACGCTTCACAGCGGGTACCGGAATATCAACCGGTTATCCATCGACTACGCCTGTCGGCCTCGCCTTAGGTCCCGACTTACCCTGGGCAGATCAGCTTGACCCAGGAACCCTTAGTCAATCGGCGCACACGTTTCCCACGTGTGTATCGCTACTCATGCCTGCATTCTCACTCGTGAACCGTCCACCACTGCCTTCCGGCGCGGCTTCACCCGGCACACGACGCTCCCCTACCCATCACGATCCCCGTTGGGGGTATATATCGCAATGACACGACTTCGGCGGTACGCTTGAGCCCCGCTACATTGTCGGCGCGGAATCACTAGACCAGTGAGCTATTACGCACTCTTTCA
Encoded proteins:
- a CDS encoding HAMP domain-containing protein, producing MESGAATRGTKTRAKGGQSPSNQRKPRNGTTAVDTAALNRLLAALVSMRDGNFRKRLTVSGDGVMSEIAAVFNEVADRNLHLTGELSRVRRMVGREGKLTERLETGACEGSWASAIDASNALVDDLVRPVSEVGRVLSAVAEGDLSPRMELRTQAPDGTGHPLRGEFLKVGRTVNNLVDQLSTFTDEVTRVASEVGTEGKLGGQARVRGMSGSWKDLTESVNTMAYRLTAQVRDIALVTTAVAKGDLSRKVTVHVAGEMLELKNTVNTMVDQLSSFSSEVTRVAREVGVEGELGGQAQVPGVAGVWKDLTDSVNLMAGNLTAQVRGIAQVTTAVASGDLSQKVTVSARGEVAQLADTINQMTETLRIFADEVTRVANEVGAEGQLGGQANVPGAAGTWKDLTDSVNTVFRNLTTQVRDIAAVTTAVANGDLSQKVTVDVAGEMLELKNTVNGMVDQLSAFGAEVTRVAREIGVEGELGGQAQVPGAAGTWKDLTDSVNTAFRNLTGQVRNIAQVTTAVANGDLSQKVTVDVSGEMLQLKNTVNTMVDQLSAFADQVTRMARDVGTEGRLGGQAVVPGVSGTWKELTDSVNFMGGNLTSQVRQIAQVTTAVARGDLSQKIDVDARGEILELKNTINTMVDQLSAFADQVTRVAREVGTEGRLGGQAQVPGVAGVWRDLTDSVNGMAGNLTAQVRNIAQVATAVARGDLSQKIDVDARGEILELKNTLNTMVDQLSSFADQVTRVAREVGTEGILGGQAEVQGVSGTWKDLTQSVNFMANNLTIQVRNIAEVTTAVAKGDLSKKITVDAKGEILELVTTVNTMVDQLSSFAEQVTRVAREVGTEGQLGGQARVPGVTGIWKDLSDNVNLMANNLTMQVRNISQVANAVANGDLTRTVTIEARGEVAQLADTFNTMVKTLSSFADQVTKVAREVGTDGILGGQARVPGVAGTWKDLTESVNQMASNLTGQVRNIAMVTTAIAKGDLTKKIDIDARGEILELKTTINTMVDQLSSFAEEVTRVAREVGTEGQLGGQARVRDVDGTWRDLTESVNEMAGNLTRQVRAIARVATAVTRGDLNLKIDVDASGEIQELQDYINKMIANLRDTTIANKEQDWLKGNLARISALMQGRRDLEDVASLIMSELTPVVTAQHGAFFVAMPLLDGKDMSAEAEEQYELRMLGSYGYSMGSMPTSFRPGEALIGTAAEEKRTILVENAPSGYLKISSGLGEAPPAQVIVLPVLFEGKVLGVIELASFTPFTQIQKDFLNQIAEMIATSVNTISVNTKTEVLLKQSQELTEQLRERSAELENRQKALQASNAELEEKAELLAQQNRDIEVKNTEIEEARQVLEERAEQLAVSMRYKSEFLANMSHELRTPLNSLLILAKLLADNADSNLTPKQVEFAETIHGAGSDLLQLINDILDLSKVEAGKMDVSPTRIALVQLVDYVEATFRPLTAEKGLDLSVRVSPELPATLHTDEQRLLQVLRNLLSNAVKFTDSGAVELVIRPAGRDVPVAIREQLLEAGSLRDPGADLIAFSVTDTGIGIAASKMRVIFEAFKQADGTTSRKYGGTGLGLSISREIAQLLGGEIHAQSEPGRGSTFTLYLPLHPSELPPQGYQQSMPALEAGDLVASTSEHGRTGAEVETPAEVKSYQETQNGAAALFRRRRRTAPALEQRIGQPDQWSAVEHQAAPQPRRGIRFGGEKVLIVDDDIRNVFALTSVLEQHGLSVLYAENGREGIEVLEQHEDVAVVLMDIMMPEMDGYATTNAIRRMPQFAGLPIIALTAKAMKGDREKAIESGASDYVTKPVDPDHLLSVMEQWMRGE
- a CDS encoding SpoIIE family protein phosphatase; protein product: MTTGLVPGGQTPDPRPTGGLPQQRHEPVGQAALHVDNRPRSSVITARAAASFEPVGRSVATARSFVRDTLQGWGFADIVDDAVVLTSELVTNAVVHAGTAADVLCLRSDDGVRIEVGDHYPEREIPLQGQAVNMGNLDREGGRGLQLCAALAGRWGVEYTPTHKQVWFQLDLPERTVGTRTAGPSLPADLLPLADGRVRVAVVQIDRACAISSWNEDAEELFGYAAEQVIGKPLTDIAAWPHTPGTSTGIAEALQLSRWEGSYGIRAANGRVTSVYASHLRVRDTGGEPSTVCLLVRDHERAVLQTPLRVPASDTNTSSDGQSTDPFEVFIGSPAPDDLDGLLQRTVERARDMLDGDSAFLLLATDDETELEVRASTGLPSARQRFARVPVEAGPGRYGSARMPAVHDDLSAVPGAVPLLNGTGMRSVVTVPLKVEGRLTGSLGVAAEGPGRYSNEEALRLQFAADRIALAVESARLGELERLRRGSLSFLVEASDLLAGTLDRDQTLALMAQMTVPTLATWCAVYTIADQASDPYLSYVLHEDEELIDGIKSLLSKIQPPDPVPTPGARVWSAPGEAAHQAALRSSMRSLGLSGGPTHQIASGIGPTLATASAVGGETVVLPLVARNRVIGMLTLGKPADEHFRQEILELAEDLSRRAALALDNARLYSERTAISQSLQRSLLPPELPEIDGVEVEVIYRAAGEGNEVGGDFYDVFPISDGAYGFAIGDVCGTGPNAAAVTGLARHALRLLAREGLSGPAVLERLNSAILDEGARSRFLTLLYGELWPQEDGSARLKVVCAGHPLPLRLRQDGTVEPAAEPQPLLGVMEDLELYEQTVTLDPGDVLLCVTDGVTERREGTRMLGDDGLADVLTTCTGLTAGAVAARIMRAVERFASDAPSDDMAILAMRVPGLHTD
- a CDS encoding DegT/DnrJ/EryC1/StrS family aminotransferase yields the protein MLRAAGVGVGDEVVVPAFGNVEVAEAVTLAGALLVFADIHPVSYCLDASAVEAAVTPRTAAVVVVHRFGRPADMARLLALGQRHGLLVLQEGESEAPYDEIAQRRERACYLDGKLRGVRTPDGGDGHTYQQYVVRVPGNGRPDRDAFARALRGKGVDCRVPVKTPVHRLPEFRRCVSLPETERAADETLALPVDASLTKRDMQRVVAACNALGGLLQPAF